A stretch of DNA from Bacillus alveayuensis:
CTTCGGGGCATATGTACCAAAAGGAATGACATTGCATTTAACCGGTGATGCAAACGATTATGTCGGAAAAGGTTTGTCTGGCGGTAAAATTATCGTTAAAAATCCGAAAGAAGTTTCTTTTACTTCTGGAGAAAATGTCATTATTGGTAACGTCGCTTTTTACGGTGCAACATCTGGAGAAGCATATATTCAAGGCCGAGCAGGCGAAAGATTTTGCGTTCGCAATAGCGGTGTAAAAGCCGTTGTCGAAGGTGTTGGTGATCATGGCTGTGAATATATGACTGGTGGCCGCGTTGTCATTCTTGGACCTGTTGGCAAAAATTTCGCTGCAGGTATGTCAGGTGGAATTGCCTATGTCTTTACAGAAGATCAAGAAGCCTTTAAAAACCTATGTAACGATGAAATGGTTTTATTCGAGCAATTGGAAGAGGAAAACGAAATAAATGAAGTTCAAGAAATGATCCAGAAGCATTACCACTATACGGAAAGTCCGAAAGCAGCCAATATTCTTGCTAACTGGGATCAATATGTCGATAAATTTGTGAAAGTGATTCCGAAAGATTATAAACGGATGATCGAATCTATTGAAAAATTAAAGGAATCAGGCTTATCAGAAGAACGTGCTGTTTTAGCAGCATTTGAAGCAAATGTTCATAAACAAAAAGAGAAAGAATTAACTAAGTCCAAATTAGAAGTCGTCGTCAATTAAGGAGGGAGAGAAAATTGGGTAAAGTAACAGGTTTTATGGAATATGTCCGCGAAGAAGAAGTAAAACGTGATCCTCTTTCCCGCCTTGATCATTGGAAAGAATATTCACAACGAATGTCTAACGAAGTGCTACAAAGACAAGGAGCCCGCTGCATGGATTGCGGGACTCCCTTTTGCCATATGGGGTATGAATTAAATGGTCTTACGTCCGGATGTCCAATACACAATCTTATTCCAGAATGGAACGATCTTGTTTATAAAGGTCGATGGAAAGAGGCATTAGAAAGATTATTAATGACAAACAACTTTCCTGAGTTTACAGGCCGTGTATGTCCTGCACCTTGCGAAGGTTCTTGTACTGTTGCGATATCGGATCCTGCTGTTGCCATTAAAGGAATCGAACGTGCAATTATTGATAAAGGGTTTGAGGAAGGGTGGATTAAGCCTCGAATTCCGAAGGTTCGCACTGGGAAAAAGATTGCCATTGTTGGTAGCGGACCTGCTGGTTTAGCTTGTGCTGACCAATTAAATCAAGCAGGCCACACGGTTACCGTCTACGAGCGGGCAGATCGAGTTGGCGGGTTATTAATGTATGGTATTCCTAACATGAAATTAGAAAAAAGCATCGTGGAGCGGAGGGTGAAGCTTCTAGAAGAAGAAGGCATTCAATTTGTAACCAATACAGAAATTGGAAAGGATGTAAGCGCCTCTGAACTTCGTGATCAATATGATGCGGTAGTCCTTTGTACAGGAGCGCAAAAACAACGTGATTTAATCATTGAAGGGCGAGAACTAAAAGGTGTTCATTTCGCCATGGACTATTTAACGAATACAACGAAAAGCTTGCTCGACTCTAATTTTGAAGACGGTCAATGTATTAATGTTGAGGGGAAAAATGTTATTGTGATCGGCGGTGGTGACACAGGAGCTGACTGTGTAGCTACAGCTTTAAGACAGAAGTGTAAAAGTGTTGTGCAATTTGGTAAGCATCCACAGCTTCCGAAAGAACGGACATCTGACAACCCTTGGCCACAATTTCCATTAGTGTTTACACTTGATTATGCATATGAAGAAGCAGAAGCAAAATTTGGAAGAGATCCGCGTGAATATTGTATTCAAACGAAGAAAATTGTTGGGGATGAACAAGGTCGCGTAAAGGAATTACACACGATTCAAATGGAAAAAACGGTAGATGAAAACGGAAAAGTTGTCTTCCGTGAAATTCCAGGCACAGAAAAAGTATGGCCTTGTGATCACGTATTTATCGCGATCGGTTTTGAAGGTCCAGAGCACCCAGTATTACAAGAATTTGGGGTTGAAATCGAAAATCGAAAAGTAAAAGCACCGTATGGAAAGTATACGACAAACCTTGATGGTGTATTTGCCGCAGGGGATGTAAGAAGAGGACAAAGCTTAATCGTCTGGGCGATTCACGAAGGCCGTGAAGCTGCTCGTGAAGTGGACCGGTTCTTAATGGGGACAACGACTTTACCTTAATATCAAAATGATTGAGACAAAAAGCTGTCGATCAGACGAACGACAGCTTTTTCATTTATAATGGGGATAAAGAAGTTCTCATAAGGAATCATTACAAAAACTTTTTACTCAACTTCAAAATAAAAGTTGTTCAAAAAGGAATGACCATTCATCATGAAAAGGAGAGGAAAGGGACAAGCTTTCCAAAAGATTTTCTACAGGAGTAACTTGTTCATGTTTTAAACTTGAATTATAGATGAATGTTGTGGTAATTTCAATTTTGTAGAAAAGTATCTTTTGAAAAGAAAGGGACGTTATAAGATGTCAAAACAACAAATTGGTGTTATCGGACTTGCGGTAATGGGTAAAAATCTTGCTCTCAACATTGAAAGCAGAGGCTATTCAGTTTCTGTATACAATCGCTCTTCAGAAAAAACGGAGGAAATGTTAAAAGAAGCGGAAGGAAAAAATATCGTTGGCACATACAGTATTGAAGAGTTTGTACAATCGTTAGAAAAACCGCGAAAAATTTTATTAATGGTTAAAGCAGGTGCCCCAACAGATGCGACGATTGAACAGCTTCTTCCTTATCTAGAGGAAGGAGATATTTTAATTGACGGCGGTAATACATATTTTAAAGATACAATTCGCCGTAATAAACAGCTTGCTGAACGTGGAATCCATTTCATAGGTACAGGTGTTTCAGGTGGTGAAGAGGGAGCGCTAAAAGGTCCTTCTATTATGCCAGGTGGTCAAAAAGAAGCACATGAGCTTGTTCGCCCGATTTTTGAAGCGATCTCTGCCAAAGTAGAAGGTGAGCCATGTACAACATACATTGGTCCAGATGGTGCTGGTCATTACGTCAAAATGGTTCACAATGGGATCGAGTATGGAGATATGCAATTAATTTCGGAAGCTTACTTTATCTTAAAGCACATTCTAGGCTTAAGTGCTACTGAGCTTCATGAAGTGTTTGCAGAGTGGAATAAGGGTGAGCTTGATAGCTACCTCATTGAAATTACAGCTGATATTTTCACAAAAGTGGATGAAGAAACAGGTAAGCCTCTTGTTGATGTGATTTTAGATACAGCTGGCCAAAAAGGAACAGGTAAATGGACGAGTCAAAGCGCTCTCGATTTAGGTGTTCCGCTTCCGATTATTACAGAATCTGTATTTGCTCGTTTCATCTCGGCGATGAAGGAAGAACGCGTAAAAGCAAGCAAATTGCTCTCTGGTCCAGAAGTAAAACCGTATGAAGGAGATCAAGAAGCATTAATCGAAGCGGTTCGCAAAGCGCTTTATATGAGCAAAATATGTTCCTATGCACAAGGATTTGCGCAAATGAAAACGGCTTCTGAGGAATACAATTGGAACTTAAACTACGGGGATATTGCGATGATTTTCCGTGGAGGCTGTATTATTCGTGCAGCATTCCTCCAAAAAATTAAAGAAGCCTATGATCGTGATCCAGAATTACCGAATTTATTATTAGATCCATACTTTAAAGAAATCGTTGAAAGTTATCAAGGAGCACTGCGCCAAGTTATTGCTCTTGCTATCGGAAGAGGTATTCCGGTTCCAGCTTTCTCTGCTGCTCTAGCTTACTATGATAGCTATCGTACCGAAACATTACCGGCGAATTTAATTCAGGCACAACGCGACTACTTTGGTGCGCACACATACCAACGTGTCGATAAAGAAGGTATGTTCCATACAGACTGGTTAAATAAATAATGTATATAAAAAGCATCGGCATTTAGCCGATGCTTCAATATTTTATATCCCCTTTTTATGCTTTTATCCCTTCTAATAGTAATACACGTGCAGGTGCTGCATCTGTTCCTTGTACCTTGAGTGGAGCAGCTACCATAAAGTATTCTCCTTGTGGAATGTCTTTTAGTCTTAAACCTTCCATCACAATGACTTGATGGCTAAATAATGTGCGGTGTGTTGGATGACCTGGCTGACTTCTTTCGATTCCTAGTGCGTCAATGCCAACTCCTTTTACACCGATTTCCGCTAAATGCTGCGCAGCATCTTCTGCAACAAAAATGAAATCAAAATTAAATTCTTCATCAAAGGAGTTTTTCGTTTTAAATAAGACAAAATCTCCTTTTTGAATGTCTAGTTCTTCAAGATCCTTTTTTGTAATTCGATCCTCTACATTTGTTAAATCAAAAAGCTTAACGTTGCCAACTAAATCTTCAATCGAAATTGATTCCATTGTTTCTCCATCGTTTATCATATGAAGTGGAGAATCGACATGTGTTCCGGTATGTAAATCCATATCAATCCGAGATTCCGTTACATGTGCGTTTGTTACGGTATGAATTTTTGGCTGTTTTTCAGGTTTGTTTTTATAAACAGGCATTCCTTCGTATATGGAAGCTGTTACATCGTATATTTTCATCATTCAACACCTCTTTATTTTTCATCATTTGTGACCGGCCACCAATGAAATCCATCTTTGGCGAGTAATTCATCAGCTGCTTTTGGACCCATTGATCCGGCTTTGTAGTTTGGAAAATCTCCGTTTTCCTTTGCCCAAGCATTGGAAATAGGATCGACATAAGCCCATGAAAGTGCTACTTCATCCCAATGTGTAAAGTTTGTTGCATCACCTAACATGCAGTCGTATAAAAGCTTTTCGTACGCTTCCGGTGTATTCATTCCATCAATTCCATTGTTGTTGTATGAAAGCTTAATCGGGGTTGCGATTGAGCCAGTTCTTACCTTTTTCGCATTTAAATGAAGGGTGATTCCCTCATCTGGCTGAATATGAATAATCAGTAAGTTTGGACGATTTTCATCTTTATTTTTAAAATATAAATTCATTGGTATATCTTTAAATTCTACGACAATTTTCGTTGATTTTTCGGCCATTCGTTTTCCGGTACGAATATAAAATGGAACACCAGCCCAACGATAGTTATCAATCATAATTTTGCCCGCCACAAACGTTTCGGTATTGGACTTTTCATCAACATTTGTTTCTTCACGATATCCTTTTACTTTCTCTCCTTTTACGGTGCCTTTTCCATACTGACCACGAACGAAATATTTCGATACTTCCTCTTCCTTAATTGGCCGTAAAGCTCGCAACACTTTTATTTTTTCTGATCGAATTTCTTCTGTTGTTAATTTAATCGGTGGTTCCATGGCGAGCAGTGAAACCATTTGCAGCATATGGTTTTGTACCATATCGCGAAGCGCCCCAGATTTTTCATAGTAGCTCGCACGCTCTTCCACTCCGAGTGATTCGCTTGAAGTAATTTGAATGTTAGAAATAAATCGATTATTCCATAAGTGTTCAAAAATGGCGTTGGCAAAGCGAATCACTTCGATGTTTTGAACCATTTCTTTTCCTAAATAGTGGTCGATCCGATAAATTTGTTCTTCATCAAATGCCGCGCGAATTTCTTCATTTAATTTTTTCGCAGAGGCTAAGTCATGACCAAAAGGCTTTTCTATGACAAGACGCGTCCAGCCGCCTGTATCTTTTAATCCATAATCTTTTAAGCTATTTGCAATCGTACCAAAAAATTCAGGCGCCATCGCTAAATAAAAGATTCGATTTCCTTCAGTTTTGTATTTTCCATCTAAATCGTTTAATAAGCTTCGTAGGTCATGATAAGAAGATGGATTCGTTACATCAAATGGATGATAATAAAAATGGGATGTGAAATCATGAAGCTTTTCACTGCAAGAAATAGCCTTACGAACGGAGCTTTCGACATTTTCCCTAAATACTTCATTTGTCCATTGGCGTCTTGCCACACCTACTACAGCAAATTCCTCGCCAATTTTTCCGTTTTGATAAAGACGGTAAATGGAAGGATAAAGCTTTCGTTTCGCTAAATCTCCTGTCGCTCCAAAGATGACAACAACTGCTTTTGGCATATGTACTGTATTCACTGAACGAACCTCGCTTTTTATAAACTTTCATTTTTCATTATTTGCAGGAGAAAGAGATATTCTCTCCTTTAACAAAATTTATCCCTGTCTAAATATAAAATTTTAAAGGTAAAAGGAATGTAAAGCAAATGATATTTATTTTTATAAAGGAAGGAGCATCTGATTTTTGTCGAATACAATCCAACTTGTGTCGAATACAATCCAACTTGTGTCGAATACAATCCAACTTGTGTCGAATACAATCCAACTTATGTCGAATACAATCCAATTTATGTCGAATACAATCCGACTCATATGAAAATCTGTCCAAATAACCTAGATGTCATCCCAAAAAAACATTCATTGACTATAATGATTCACAATAAAGTGAATGTCATGTATGCTATTGATAAGAATACAGGAATGTTGGAGGAATGAAGTTGGATCTATATTTTTTAGGTACTGGAGCAGGAGTACCAGCAAAATCACGAAATGTTACGTCGATTGCCTTGCAATTATTAAAAGAACGGAGAGCAGTATGGCTGTTTGATTGCGGGGAAGCAACCCAGCATCAAATTTTACATACCCCCATTAAACCGAGAAAAATTGAAAAAATATTTATTACTCATTTACATGGAGATCATATTTTCGGACTTCCTGGACTACTAGGAAGCCGTTCATTTCAAGGGGGGGAGACACCTCTTACGATATACGGACCTCCTGGAATGAAAGATTTTATTGAAGCTTCTTTAAGGTTAAGTTGTACACATTTGAAATACAAAATCACGATCCATGAGATTAGAGAAGAAGGAGTTATTTTTGAAGATGATACGTTTTTTGTGTCCGTCAAAAGACTCCAACATGGGATCCCTTGCTTCGGTTTTCGAATCGTTGAAAAGGATTTGCCTGGAACGCTGCTTGTAGATAAACTAATGCAAAACGGGATTCCTCCAGGACCTATTTACAAGGAATTAAAAAAAGGACATACGATTAGGTTAGACGATGGCCGTATGTTAAACGGAAAGGATTTTTTAGGAGCTCCAAAAAAAGGACGTATCGTCACGATTTTAGGTGATACGAAGTATTGTGAGGCGAGTATTGAATTAGCAAAAGAGGCAGATCTTTTAATCCATGAAGCTACATTTGCTAAAGGAGAAAATGATCTTGCTTACAACTATTATCATTCAACAACGGTTCAGGCGGCATTAGTGGCCAAAAAAGCGAACGCCAAAAAGCTTTATTTAACACATATTAGCTCTCGCTATCAAAGTGAACAAGACGAACAAATGCTATTGAAGGAAGCGCGGGAAACGTTTTTGGAAACATATTTAGCCCATGATTTTATGAATGTTCAAATTGAAAGAGACAAGGGGAAAACGGAAGAGCATTTATGAACCAGACAAAACCTTGTTAAAAAATGAAGAAGTGCTAGCAACCAGAATTTTTTTATAAACTTTGTTGCTTTTCGACTGTTTGGAATCGCACAAAGCACGTGGTCGGACAAATCGCATTTGTCCGACAATCGATTTCACGCTTGTAAGTGACATAGCAAGCGTATCGCTTTGGCGATGACAGTCGAAAAGCTATAGAAAAGAAACAATCTTTTTAAAAATTCCAGCCACGTTCATATTGAACAGGTGGGGTGATTTCAGTGTTTAATTCCTTTGCTGCAGCATATGGCCAATATGGATTGCGCAATAGCTCTCGACCAACAAAGATTAAATCGGCACGATTGTTTTTTAATATTTCTTCTGCTTGTAGTCCGCTTGTAATCATTCCTACTGCTCCTGTTTGAATGTTTGCTAAGTTGCGGATCGTTTCAGCATATCGAACTTGATAGCCTGGATATACATCTATTTTGGCTGGTACAACCGCACCAGAACTTACATCAATCAAATCCACCCCATCTTCTTTCATCCATTTAGCATATTGCACATAATCTGTCACCGTTAATCCTTCTGGATGGTAATCATTTGCTGAAACGCGAACGTATAATGGCCCTTCCCAAACTTCTTTCACTGCTTGGATGACTTCCTTTAAGAAGCGATATCGTTTTTCAAGAGATCCGCCATACTCATCTTTTCTGGCATTGGTTAATGGGGACAAAAACTCATTGATTAAATAACCATGAGCACCATGAATTTCGATGATGTCGAACCCTGCTTTTTTGGCTCTTTTAGCGGCGTCTTGAAAGGCGTTGATCGTGAAATGGATATCTTCTTTCGTCATTTCCTTTGGTGTTTTCATATTTTCATCAAAAGGAATCGCAGATGGAGCATAAATATCCCCGTCAACCGTTGCTTTTCGTCCCGCATGGGCAAGCTGAATCCCAGTTTTTGCTCCATACTTTTTTATTTGTACATTTAGTTTTGCTAATTTTTCGATATGCTGATCATCCCAAATCCCGAGGTCTTGATCTGATATTCTTCCTTGTGGGGTAACAGCCGTCGCTTCAAGTATAATTAAGCCAACTTGACCTGCAGCTCTTGATATGTAATGAGTAAAATGGAAATCTTCTAAAAAGCCGTTTCGATTCATCGCCGAATACATACACATTGGCGACATGACAATTCGGTTTTTTAAGGTAACGTCTTTTATCGTAAAAGGTGAAAATAATGCTCGACTCATTTTCTCTACCTCCTATTTTATTCCTAAAAATTATATCAATGTTTATAGTGTCCGTCATATATTCTGCTTATCAATTATGTTAAAATATTGAAAAGATTGTAAATAAGGAGCTTAAAAATCATGAAATGGCAAACGGATGAACAGTTAAAAGAGCTGTTATGCTCTCTTGTCGAACACGCTTCCATTACGGGGACGAAAGGAGAAGTAACTTTTGCTGAACGATTATTTTATTTGTTAAAAGGATTTCCTTATTTTGAAAAAAATCTAGATCATTTACAATTACATTCTTTACGAGACGGTCGTCATCTTTTAACCGCATTTGTTCAAAAAGAACCTTTGAAAGATACAGTTGTATTATTGAGTCATTTTGATGTGGTAGATATTAAAGACTATGGCCACCTGGAGCATCTTGCCTTTCGTCCACGAGAACTTACCCATGAACTGCACAACTTATATGAGAGAATCCCGACGAATGTAAGAGCGGATTTACAAAGCGGGGAGTGGTTATTTGGGCGTGGAGTGATGGATATGAAAGCAGGATTAACCGTTCATCTTTCCATGCTGGAGCGGGCGATGAACGGGCAGTTTCCTGGCAACCTTTTGCTGTTAACCGTTCCAGATGAGGAAGCAAATTCTGAAGGGATGCTTTCCGCTATTTCGGTTATAAAAGATTTACAAAAGAAATATCAGTTAAATATAAAAGCATGTGTGAACAGTGAGCCTGTTTTTTCAAAATATCCAAATGATGACCATTATTACATTTATACAGGGTCCATAGGAAAAGTATTGGCAGGATTTTTTTGTAAAGGGATTGAAACACATGTAGGGGAGCCGTTTTCTGGTTTAAATGCAAACTTCATGATATCAGAATTAAACCGATTCATCGAGCTGAATGAACAGTTTTGTGAGTTCTTTGAAAGCGATGAAGTCACACCACCACCAACCAATTTAATGCAAAAGGATTTAAAAGAAGAATATTCAGTGCAAATTCCGCACGAATCTGTCAGTATGTTTAACCTTTTTGTGATGAATCGATCATTTCAAAAACTGCATCAAATGTTATGGGAAACAGCTAAACGTGCAGCAAGACAAATTGAAGATACGTACTCGAAACGAGAAAAAGAATTTCAAAAACACGTCCCTTTTTCATCAAGAAAAAGGAATGTGAAGGTTTTTACGTATCAACAATTGCTTGAAAAGGCGATTGAACTATATGGGGAAGCGGAAGTTGGAAGAAGGATTGACTATTTACAGTCCAATCGTGGTGTTCTTGGTGATCGTGACTTTTCAACAAAACTTGTTGCGGATCTTGCTTCTCTTTGTCATGAAGAAGCACCGATGATTGTTCTTTTTTATAGTCCACCTTTTTATCCAGCTGTATCGTCAAAAAATGATCCGCTGATTGAAAAAACGGTTACAAATCTGAAAATATATGCTCAGCAAAAACATAACGTTGACATTACAAGGCAACATTATTTTCCGGGCTTATCAGATTTAAGCTTCTTAAAGCTAAATGAAGACCCAAAAACGTTGCATTTACTCACTTCCAATATGCCACTATACGGAAAGGGATATTATATGCCGATTCAAGAAATGATGGAGTTAAATATTCCTGTCTTAAATGTTGGGCCGTTTGGGAAAGATGCCCATAAATGGACGGAGAGGCTCCATCTCCCGCTTAGCTTTTCCGTTTTTCCGGACCTGTTATCGTATACCATTCAATCGCTACTAAAGGAAGGAGCTTAAGCTCGTTCCTTTAGCAGCATTTCATTGAAGGAATGTTTCAATTCTTTGGAACGAGCTTGTGCTTGCTTCACACATTCAATCATCATTTCTTTAAATCCATTAGTTTTTAACACGTGAATGCCCGCTTCTGTTGTTCCGCCTGGACTTGTCACTTCTTTTCGGAGAACGGAGGCGTCCTTTTTCGTTTGCTTTAACATTTCTGATGCTCCATATAATGTTTGAATAATAAACGATCGAGCTGTCTCTTCATCTAAACCGACCTCTTTTCCAGCAAGCTCCATCGCTTCAACTAAATAATAAATGTAAGCAGGACCGCTCCCCGCAAGTCCAGTGACGGCATCTAATTGCTCCTCCTCTACGATTTCTACCGTTCCAATCGCTTTGAATAAGTTTTTCGCAAAGGTGAGCTGCTCGTCTGTCGCATAAGCCCCTTTTGCCATCCCTGTTGCTGATAGACGGATAGAGGCAGACGTATTTGGCATCGCTCGTATAACGGGAACTTTTTTCTCTAACATTTCTTCAATGACAGATGTCGAAACACCGGCCAGTACGGAAATAAAGAGATGTTTTTCGGTTACGTATCGTTTTATAGAATGAATGGCCTCTTTCACATCCTTTGGCTTCATCGCTAAAAAGATTAAATCTGCTTTTTCTAATATTTCTTTCTTGTTTAAGGAGATGTTCACACCGTATTGTCGTTGTAAATCATTTAGACGTTCCGCATTCGATTTATTTGTCACATAAATATGTTGTGCATCATATACCTCTCCTTGAATAAAGCCTGATAGCATGGCTTCTGCCATCGATCCGGCTCCAATGATCCCGATGTTTTTCATCGAAAACGCCTCCTTTTTTCGATTTAATGGTGTCTTCTTGAAAAATAAAAATGCCTGTTCGTCCTTTTTGAAAAGGACGGACAGGCATCCGCGGTACCACCTTTATTGCTGCAGCAAATATGCAGCCATCTCAAACTCTTAACGCGAGTAACGGTTAGGTTTTCCTAACAGCTCATAGGGTAGGTTCAGCTAGACAGTGGACCGCGAAACCTTTCAGCCGATGGGTTTCACTCTCTTTAGGCCGTCTCTAGCTTACTATTCCTAATCATTGCTCCTGCATGTATGTCAATGGATATAAATATGGATCATATTTAAACCTACACGTTAAGAAAAGATCATTTCGAAGGGATGAAGTTCAATTTGACATAGTCATCATCAAGTTCGTACAAAGTGTAAGTCAAGCTACGTACACCCAATTTTAGATTTTTCATCATTATGCAACTATGGACAGGCTTTTGTCAAGTTCTTTTTTCGAGGATTGGACTTCAATTATTTGAATATAATGACAAATGATTAATAGATTAGTAAAATAAGTTTATATATTGTAGTAAATGTTTTAATAAGGCTCTTTTCTAAAAGATTGTTGCTTTACCATAGCTTTGCGACTGTCCATGCAAGCGACACGCTTGCTATGCCACACTATAGTGTGACGTGAACCGAACAAAAGGCGATGGTCGGACAAATGTAATTTGTCCGACCACGTGCTTTATTCGATTCATGGACAGTCGAAAAGCAACAAATTTTACGAAAACAGCCTTTAATAAAATAAGATTTATGAAAAGGCGGTTACGAAATGAATGTGCTAAAAAATCAGCTAATAACAGCTATTACGTTGCCTACCCCGTTTCCGGTTGGAGATGTGAATGTATATCTCGTTAAGGGGGAGGCGTTAACTCTTGTCGATGCTGGTCCGAAAACTGAACAAGCATGGGAGCTTTTTAAGCAAAAGCTAAAAAAAATAGGCTATACGCCAAATGATATTGAGCAAGTCGTTATTACCCACCATCATCCTGATCATGTCGGCTTATTAGATTTTTTTCCGCATGAACTCCCAGTTTATGGCCATTCATATAATAGACCTTGGCTTATTCAAGAAAAAGCATTTTTCGAAAAGCAAAAACAATTTATTTCACAGCTTTTTACGCTGCTTGGCGTCGATTCTCAACATTTAAAACTTTTAGGAGAAATAGATCATCTTTATACTTTTTCGTGTCAGCGAGTTTTATCTGCTCCCTTAAAGGAAGGAGATGAGATATGCGGACTTTCAGGCTGGAATGTGATCGAAACTCCTGGGCATGCCCAAAGCCATATAGTCCTGTACAATCCAAAAACATGTGAAGTAATGGGCGGCGATCATTTATTGAAAAAAATTTCTTCCAATCCGCTTCTTGAGCCTCCGATGGAAGGTGATGAAAGACCTAAACCACAGCTTCAATATAATGAATCGCTCAAGAAATTGTTACAGTTTCCGATTTCAGTTGTTTATACTGGACATGGGGAGCCTGTTTATGATGCGCATAAGCTGATCGAGCATCGCTTAAATCGTCAGCATGAGCGAGCCATGAATGTGTTATCCCTTTTAAACGAAAAGGCTATGACAGCTTTTGATATATGCAGGAGGTTATTTCCAACAGCTTATGAACGAGAGCTCATGTTAACGATGTCCGAGACGGTCGGTCAACTCGATTATTTAGAAGATTCACATTTGATTACTTTTCAAGATGAAAATGGTGTTCGTTTGTACAGGAGGATGTAAGGGTGAATCCACGCTTGAAAAATCGTTTCGTGATCATTACGGGTGCATCGAGCGGGCTTGGGGAAGCTTTAGCCTACAAGGTGGCCGAAAGCGGTGGGAATTTATTGCTTTTGGCACGAAGAAAAGAGAGATTAGCACGCATTTCAAAAGAAATCAATGAGAAGTATCATGTTTCGTCTTCTTATTATGAGCTCGATGTTCGCAATTTAAAAGAGGTTGAAGAGACGTTTCAAATCATAACGAAAGAGTATGAGCGCATTGATGTATTAGTGAATAATGCTGGTTTTGGGATTTTTCAATCAGTAGAAGATGCATCGTTGTCTGAGATGCAAGCGATGTTTGAAGTGAACGTTTACGGGTTGATCGCCTGTACAAAAATGGTTTTGCCGAAGATGCGACAGCAAAAGGAAGGGCATATTATAAATATTGCTTCGCAAGCGGGCAAAATGGCAACGCCAAAGTCAAGCTTTTATTCATCTACGAAGCATGCTGTGATCGGATTTACAAATAGCTTACGAATGGAAGTTATGGATCAATCTATTTTTGTTACAGCTGTAAATCCTGGACCGATTCGCACCAATTTTTTTGAACAGGCCGATACATCAGGAAAATACGTTAAAAATATTGATCGCTGGATGCTTCGCCCTGAGGATGTGGCAAAAAAAATCGTCCGTGCTATGTTGACGAATAAAAGGGAAATTAATCTTCCTTGGTGGATGGAGTCAGCTAGCAGACTGTATCGACTCGCGCCTGCACTTTTTGAAAAAGTGGCTAGAAAAGCGTTTTTTCAAAAATAGAATAAACATCAGCCTGAATAATCTTCCACTTTGAAGCGATTGCGCTTGAAAGTGGAAGCTATTCGTTTCGAGGGAGCTATGATGGCGGCGCCAATTGCCATTGATCGAAAAGATGCAAATAT
This window harbors:
- a CDS encoding ribonuclease Z (product_source=KO:K00784; cath_funfam=3.60.15.10; cog=COG1234; ko=KO:K00784; pfam=PF00753,PF12706; superfamily=56281; tigrfam=TIGR02651), whose protein sequence is MDLYFLGTGAGVPAKSRNVTSIALQLLKERRAVWLFDCGEATQHQILHTPIKPRKIEKIFITHLHGDHIFGLPGLLGSRSFQGGETPLTIYGPPGMKDFIEASLRLSCTHLKYKITIHEIREEGVIFEDDTFFVSVKRLQHGIPCFGFRIVEKDLPGTLLVDKLMQNGIPPGPIYKELKKGHTIRLDDGRMLNGKDFLGAPKKGRIVTILGDTKYCEASIELAKEADLLIHEATFAKGENDLAYNYYHSTTVQAALVAKKANAKKLYLTHISSRYQSEQDEQMLLKEARETFLETYLAHDFMNVQIERDKGKTEEHL
- a CDS encoding glucose-6-phosphate 1-dehydrogenase (product_source=KO:K00036; cath_funfam=3.30.360.10; cog=COG0364; ko=KO:K00036; pfam=PF00479,PF02781; superfamily=51735,55347; tigrfam=TIGR00871) — translated: MNTVHMPKAVVVIFGATGDLAKRKLYPSIYRLYQNGKIGEEFAVVGVARRQWTNEVFRENVESSVRKAISCSEKLHDFTSHFYYHPFDVTNPSSYHDLRSLLNDLDGKYKTEGNRIFYLAMAPEFFGTIANSLKDYGLKDTGGWTRLVIEKPFGHDLASAKKLNEEIRAAFDEEQIYRIDHYLGKEMVQNIEVIRFANAIFEHLWNNRFISNIQITSSESLGVEERASYYEKSGALRDMVQNHMLQMVSLLAMEPPIKLTTEEIRSEKIKVLRALRPIKEEEVSKYFVRGQYGKGTVKGEKVKGYREETNVDEKSNTETFVAGKIMIDNYRWAGVPFYIRTGKRMAEKSTKIVVEFKDIPMNLYFKNKDENRPNLLIIHIQPDEGITLHLNAKKVRTGSIATPIKLSYNNNGIDGMNTPEAYEKLLYDCMLGDATNFTHWDEVALSWAYVDPISNAWAKENGDFPNYKAGSMGPKAADELLAKDGFHWWPVTNDEK
- a CDS encoding NADPH2 dehydrogenase (product_source=KO:K00354; cath_funfam=3.20.20.70; cog=COG1902; ko=KO:K00354; pfam=PF00724; superfamily=51395) yields the protein MSRALFSPFTIKDVTLKNRIVMSPMCMYSAMNRNGFLEDFHFTHYISRAAGQVGLIILEATAVTPQGRISDQDLGIWDDQHIEKLAKLNVQIKKYGAKTGIQLAHAGRKATVDGDIYAPSAIPFDENMKTPKEMTKEDIHFTINAFQDAAKRAKKAGFDIIEIHGAHGYLINEFLSPLTNARKDEYGGSLEKRYRFLKEVIQAVKEVWEGPLYVRVSANDYHPEGLTVTDYVQYAKWMKEDGVDLIDVSSGAVVPAKIDVYPGYQVRYAETIRNLANIQTGAVGMITSGLQAEEILKNNRADLIFVGRELLRNPYWPYAAAKELNTEITPPVQYERGWNF